From a single Lolium rigidum isolate FL_2022 chromosome 7, APGP_CSIRO_Lrig_0.1, whole genome shotgun sequence genomic region:
- the LOC124669471 gene encoding G-type lectin S-receptor-like serine/threonine-protein kinase B120 isoform X4 has protein sequence MAMRYIPIFILLFLSSSCKSDDQLTHAKPLTHGDTLISNGGGFALGFFSPTSSNTSLYLGIWYHNIPGPITVVWVANRDNPILAPSSPVLAITNSSDLVLSDSQGRTPWAVKKNSTGAGATAVLLDEGNLVLRLPNGKITWQSFDHPTDTILPKMRFLVSYKAKVAMRLVAWKGPDDPSSGDFSCSGDPSSPDLQFVTWNKTEPYCRITVWSGKSVSGGTYLTNTSSVLYQTTVNSGDEFYVTYTISDNSTLMRLMIDYTGKLKYLSWNRHTSSWAIFGEHPSVPCELYASCGPFSYCDFTQITPACQCLDGFEPDDGVNFFSKGCYRQEALKCGKQSHFAPLSGMKVPDNFLHIRNRSLDECAAECRRNCSCTAYAYSNLSSAGAMADPSRCLVWSGELIDAGKSTSGENMYIRLADSPGNKKHSTEQILLPIITFLLLLACIALVGIYKYKGKWRKKKNQKKLMLGYFSTSKELEGNSTEFPSVTFEDILSATNFFADSNLLGRGGFGKVYKGTFEGENVVAVKRLSQNSGQGTVEFRNEVVLIAKLQHKNLVRLLGCCIHGDEKLLIYEYLPNKSLDSYLFDGARKYELDWLTRFKIIKGIARGILYLHQDSRLTIIHRDLKASNILLDKEMTPKISDFGMARIFGANQNQANTNRVVGTYGYMSPEYAMRGAFSVKSDTYSFGVLLLEIISGLKISSPQLLANFSSLITYAWRLWEDEKATELVDCSVVASCPLHEVLRCIHVGLLCVQDHPNDRPLMSSVMYMIENQNALLPTPKQPIYFAESNYEGGEAREMMENSMNEISITTLEGR, from the exons ATGGCTATGCGCTACATTCCCATCTTCATCCTCCTATTCTTGAGTTCATCCTGCAAATCTGATGACCAGCTCACACACGCAAAGCCACTCACCCACGGCGACACGCTTATCTCCAACGGCGGGGGCTTTGCTCTCGGCTTCTTCTCCCCGACCAGCTCCAACACCAGCCTGTACCTTGGGATATGGTACCACAACATCCCTGGACCAATCACCGTCGTGTGGGTTGCCAaccgagacaacccaatcctcgccCCTTCATCCCCGGTGCTCGCCATCACCAACAGTTCAGACCTGGTGTTGTCAGATTCCCAAGGTCGCACTCCTTGGGCGGTGAAGAAAAACAGCACGGGCGCTGGAGCTACTGCAGTGCTGCTCGACGAGGGGAACTTGGTCCTCCGACTTCCAAATGGTAAGATCACATGGCAGAGTTTTGATCACCCAACCGACACAATACTTCCCAAGATGAGATTTTTGGTGAGCTACAAGGCAAAAGTCGCCATgcggcttgttgcttggaagggcCCAGATGACCCATCTTCTGGGGATTTCTCGTGCAGCGGCGACCCTAGCTCTCCAGACCTTCAGTTCGTCACATGGAACAAGACAGAGCCATATTGCCGCATCACTGTCTGGAGCGGCAAGTCTGTGTCCGGTGGCACATATCTAACCAACACCAGCTCCGTCTTGTACCAAACGACTGTCAACTCTGGAGACGAGTTCTACGTCACCTACACAATCTCTGACAACTCAACGCTCATGCGCTTGATGATTGACTACACTGGCAAGTTGAAGTACCTAAGTTGGAATAGACACACATCATCATGGGCAATCTTTGGAGAACACCCCTCTGTTCCATGCGAACTCTATGCCTCGTGTGGCCCATTCAGTTATTGCGACTTCACTCAGATTACCCCAGCTTGCCAATGCCTTGATGGATTTGAGCCTGACGACGGTGTTAATTTTTTCTCTAAAGGATGTTACAGACAGGAAGCGCTCAAATGCGGCAAGCAAAGTCATTTCGCTCCCTTATCTGGGATGAAGGTTCCCGATAACTTCTTGCACATAAGGAACAGAAGCTTAGATGAATGTGCAGCTGAGTGTCGTCGCAACTGCTCGTGCACGGCTTATGCTTACAGCAACTTGAGTAGCGCCGGTGCAATGGCTGACCCTTCAAGGTGCTTAGTTTGGTCAGGGGAGCTTATCGATGCTGGGAAATCAACCTCTGGCGAGAATATGTACATCCGCCTGGCCGATTCTCCTG GTAACAAGAAACATAGTACAGAACAGATTCTACTCCCGATTATAACGTTCTTGTTGCTATTGGCATGCATAGCCCTCGTCGGGATCTACAAATACAAAG GCAaatggagaaagaagaaaaaccaGAAGAAACTGATGCTAGGATACTTCAGCACATCCAAAGAACTTGAGGGAAACAGTACAGAATTTCCATCTGTTACCTTTGAAGATATCCTTTCAGCAACAAATTTTTTCGCTGACTCCAACTTGCTAGGGCGGGGAGGCTTTGGCAAAGTGTACAAG GGAACATTTGAAGGTGAAAATGTGGTGGCTGTCAAAAGGCTTAGCCAGAATTCTGGACAAGGTACAGTGGAGTTCAGGAATGAAGTAGTTTTAATTGCCAAACTGCAGCACAAAAACCTAGTCAGACTTCTTGGTTGCTGCATTCATGGGGATGAGAAGTTACTGATCTACGAATACCTACCTAACAAAAGCTTGGATTCATATCTTTTCG ATGGTGCACGAAAATATGAGCTTGATTGGTTGACACGGTTCAAAATAATTAAAGGAATAGCAAGAGGCATTCTTTATCTCCATCAGGATTCAAGATTAACAATAATTCACAGAGATCTCAAAGCAAGCAACATCCTGTTGGACAAAGAAATGACTCCCAAAATTTCAGATTTTGGTATGGCAAGAATATTTGGTGCTAACCAGAACCAAGCAAATACTAACCGGGTCGTTGGGACATA TGGTTATATGTCGCCTGAATATGCGATGCGAGGTGCCTTTTCTGTAAAATCAGACACTTATAGCTTTGGTGTCCTTCTCCTGGAGATCATCAGTGGCTTGAAGATCAGCTCACCTCAGCTCCTAGCCAACTTTTCTAGCCTGATCACCTAT gcgtggagattatgGGAAGATGAAAAGGCAACTGAACTGGTGGACTGTTCAGTTGTTGCAAGCTGCCCACTTCATGAAGTTCTACGGTGCATTCATGTGGGACTCTTGTGTGTTCAAGATCATCCCAATGATAGGCCACTAATGTCATCGGTTATGTATATGATAGAGAATCAAAACGCACTTCTTCCGACTCCAAAACAACCTATATATTTTGCTGAAAGTAACTATGAAGGTGGAGAAGCAAGAGAGATGATGGAGAACTCCATGAATGAAATTAGCATCACAACACTTGAGGGTCGTTAG
- the LOC124669471 gene encoding G-type lectin S-receptor-like serine/threonine-protein kinase B120 isoform X2, with amino-acid sequence MAMRYIPIFILLFLSSSCKSDDQLTHAKPLTHGDTLISNGGGFALGFFSPTSSNTSLYLGIWYHNIPGPITVVWVANRDNPILAPSSPVLAITNSSDLVLSDSQGRTPWAVKKNSTGAGATAVLLDEGNLVLRLPNGKITWQSFDHPTDTILPKMRFLVSYKAKVAMRLVAWKGPDDPSSGDFSCSGDPSSPDLQFVTWNKTEPYCRITVWSGKSVSGGTYLTNTSSVLYQTTVNSGDEFYVTYTISDNSTLMRLMIDYTGKLKYLSWNRHTSSWAIFGEHPSVPCELYASCGPFSYCDFTQITPACQCLDGFEPDDGVNFFSKGCYRQEALKCGKQSHFAPLSGMKVPDNFLHIRNRSLDECAAECRRNCSCTAYAYSNLSSAGAMADPSRCLVWSGELIDAGKSTSGENMYIRLADSPAGNKKHSTEQILLPIITFLLLLACIALVGIYKYKGKWRKKKNQKKLMLGYFSTSKELEGNSTEFPSVTFEDILSATNFFADSNLLGRGGFGKVYKGTFEGENVVAVKRLSQNSGQGTVEFRNEVVLIAKLQHKNLVRLLGCCIHGDEKLLIYEYLPNKSLDSYLFDGARKYELDWLTRFKIIKGIARGILYLHQDSRLTIIHRDLKASNILLDKEMTPKISDFGMARIFGANQNQANTNRVVGTYGYMSPEYAMRGAFSVKSDTYSFGVLLLEIISGLKISSPQLLANFSSLITYAWRLWEDEKATELVDCSVVASCPLHEVLRCIHVGLLCVQDHPNDRPLMSSVMYMIENQNALLPTPKQPIYFAESNYEGGEAREMMENSMNEISITTLEGR; translated from the exons ATGGCTATGCGCTACATTCCCATCTTCATCCTCCTATTCTTGAGTTCATCCTGCAAATCTGATGACCAGCTCACACACGCAAAGCCACTCACCCACGGCGACACGCTTATCTCCAACGGCGGGGGCTTTGCTCTCGGCTTCTTCTCCCCGACCAGCTCCAACACCAGCCTGTACCTTGGGATATGGTACCACAACATCCCTGGACCAATCACCGTCGTGTGGGTTGCCAaccgagacaacccaatcctcgccCCTTCATCCCCGGTGCTCGCCATCACCAACAGTTCAGACCTGGTGTTGTCAGATTCCCAAGGTCGCACTCCTTGGGCGGTGAAGAAAAACAGCACGGGCGCTGGAGCTACTGCAGTGCTGCTCGACGAGGGGAACTTGGTCCTCCGACTTCCAAATGGTAAGATCACATGGCAGAGTTTTGATCACCCAACCGACACAATACTTCCCAAGATGAGATTTTTGGTGAGCTACAAGGCAAAAGTCGCCATgcggcttgttgcttggaagggcCCAGATGACCCATCTTCTGGGGATTTCTCGTGCAGCGGCGACCCTAGCTCTCCAGACCTTCAGTTCGTCACATGGAACAAGACAGAGCCATATTGCCGCATCACTGTCTGGAGCGGCAAGTCTGTGTCCGGTGGCACATATCTAACCAACACCAGCTCCGTCTTGTACCAAACGACTGTCAACTCTGGAGACGAGTTCTACGTCACCTACACAATCTCTGACAACTCAACGCTCATGCGCTTGATGATTGACTACACTGGCAAGTTGAAGTACCTAAGTTGGAATAGACACACATCATCATGGGCAATCTTTGGAGAACACCCCTCTGTTCCATGCGAACTCTATGCCTCGTGTGGCCCATTCAGTTATTGCGACTTCACTCAGATTACCCCAGCTTGCCAATGCCTTGATGGATTTGAGCCTGACGACGGTGTTAATTTTTTCTCTAAAGGATGTTACAGACAGGAAGCGCTCAAATGCGGCAAGCAAAGTCATTTCGCTCCCTTATCTGGGATGAAGGTTCCCGATAACTTCTTGCACATAAGGAACAGAAGCTTAGATGAATGTGCAGCTGAGTGTCGTCGCAACTGCTCGTGCACGGCTTATGCTTACAGCAACTTGAGTAGCGCCGGTGCAATGGCTGACCCTTCAAGGTGCTTAGTTTGGTCAGGGGAGCTTATCGATGCTGGGAAATCAACCTCTGGCGAGAATATGTACATCCGCCTGGCCGATTCTCCTG CAGGTAACAAGAAACATAGTACAGAACAGATTCTACTCCCGATTATAACGTTCTTGTTGCTATTGGCATGCATAGCCCTCGTCGGGATCTACAAATACAAAG GCAaatggagaaagaagaaaaaccaGAAGAAACTGATGCTAGGATACTTCAGCACATCCAAAGAACTTGAGGGAAACAGTACAGAATTTCCATCTGTTACCTTTGAAGATATCCTTTCAGCAACAAATTTTTTCGCTGACTCCAACTTGCTAGGGCGGGGAGGCTTTGGCAAAGTGTACAAG GGAACATTTGAAGGTGAAAATGTGGTGGCTGTCAAAAGGCTTAGCCAGAATTCTGGACAAGGTACAGTGGAGTTCAGGAATGAAGTAGTTTTAATTGCCAAACTGCAGCACAAAAACCTAGTCAGACTTCTTGGTTGCTGCATTCATGGGGATGAGAAGTTACTGATCTACGAATACCTACCTAACAAAAGCTTGGATTCATATCTTTTCG ATGGTGCACGAAAATATGAGCTTGATTGGTTGACACGGTTCAAAATAATTAAAGGAATAGCAAGAGGCATTCTTTATCTCCATCAGGATTCAAGATTAACAATAATTCACAGAGATCTCAAAGCAAGCAACATCCTGTTGGACAAAGAAATGACTCCCAAAATTTCAGATTTTGGTATGGCAAGAATATTTGGTGCTAACCAGAACCAAGCAAATACTAACCGGGTCGTTGGGACATA TGGTTATATGTCGCCTGAATATGCGATGCGAGGTGCCTTTTCTGTAAAATCAGACACTTATAGCTTTGGTGTCCTTCTCCTGGAGATCATCAGTGGCTTGAAGATCAGCTCACCTCAGCTCCTAGCCAACTTTTCTAGCCTGATCACCTAT gcgtggagattatgGGAAGATGAAAAGGCAACTGAACTGGTGGACTGTTCAGTTGTTGCAAGCTGCCCACTTCATGAAGTTCTACGGTGCATTCATGTGGGACTCTTGTGTGTTCAAGATCATCCCAATGATAGGCCACTAATGTCATCGGTTATGTATATGATAGAGAATCAAAACGCACTTCTTCCGACTCCAAAACAACCTATATATTTTGCTGAAAGTAACTATGAAGGTGGAGAAGCAAGAGAGATGATGGAGAACTCCATGAATGAAATTAGCATCACAACACTTGAGGGTCGTTAG
- the LOC124669471 gene encoding G-type lectin S-receptor-like serine/threonine-protein kinase B120 isoform X1 — translation MAMRYIPIFILLFLSSSCKSDDQLTHAKPLTHGDTLISNGGGFALGFFSPTSSNTSLYLGIWYHNIPGPITVVWVANRDNPILAPSSPVLAITNSSDLVLSDSQGRTPWAVKKNSTGAGATAVLLDEGNLVLRLPNGKITWQSFDHPTDTILPKMRFLVSYKAKVAMRLVAWKGPDDPSSGDFSCSGDPSSPDLQFVTWNKTEPYCRITVWSGKSVSGGTYLTNTSSVLYQTTVNSGDEFYVTYTISDNSTLMRLMIDYTGKLKYLSWNRHTSSWAIFGEHPSVPCELYASCGPFSYCDFTQITPACQCLDGFEPDDGVNFFSKGCYRQEALKCGKQSHFAPLSGMKVPDNFLHIRNRSLDECAAECRRNCSCTAYAYSNLSSAGAMADPSRCLVWSGELIDAGKSTSGENMYIRLADSPAGNKKHSTEQILLPIITFLLLLACIALVGIYKYKAGKWRKKKNQKKLMLGYFSTSKELEGNSTEFPSVTFEDILSATNFFADSNLLGRGGFGKVYKGTFEGENVVAVKRLSQNSGQGTVEFRNEVVLIAKLQHKNLVRLLGCCIHGDEKLLIYEYLPNKSLDSYLFDGARKYELDWLTRFKIIKGIARGILYLHQDSRLTIIHRDLKASNILLDKEMTPKISDFGMARIFGANQNQANTNRVVGTYGYMSPEYAMRGAFSVKSDTYSFGVLLLEIISGLKISSPQLLANFSSLITYAWRLWEDEKATELVDCSVVASCPLHEVLRCIHVGLLCVQDHPNDRPLMSSVMYMIENQNALLPTPKQPIYFAESNYEGGEAREMMENSMNEISITTLEGR, via the exons ATGGCTATGCGCTACATTCCCATCTTCATCCTCCTATTCTTGAGTTCATCCTGCAAATCTGATGACCAGCTCACACACGCAAAGCCACTCACCCACGGCGACACGCTTATCTCCAACGGCGGGGGCTTTGCTCTCGGCTTCTTCTCCCCGACCAGCTCCAACACCAGCCTGTACCTTGGGATATGGTACCACAACATCCCTGGACCAATCACCGTCGTGTGGGTTGCCAaccgagacaacccaatcctcgccCCTTCATCCCCGGTGCTCGCCATCACCAACAGTTCAGACCTGGTGTTGTCAGATTCCCAAGGTCGCACTCCTTGGGCGGTGAAGAAAAACAGCACGGGCGCTGGAGCTACTGCAGTGCTGCTCGACGAGGGGAACTTGGTCCTCCGACTTCCAAATGGTAAGATCACATGGCAGAGTTTTGATCACCCAACCGACACAATACTTCCCAAGATGAGATTTTTGGTGAGCTACAAGGCAAAAGTCGCCATgcggcttgttgcttggaagggcCCAGATGACCCATCTTCTGGGGATTTCTCGTGCAGCGGCGACCCTAGCTCTCCAGACCTTCAGTTCGTCACATGGAACAAGACAGAGCCATATTGCCGCATCACTGTCTGGAGCGGCAAGTCTGTGTCCGGTGGCACATATCTAACCAACACCAGCTCCGTCTTGTACCAAACGACTGTCAACTCTGGAGACGAGTTCTACGTCACCTACACAATCTCTGACAACTCAACGCTCATGCGCTTGATGATTGACTACACTGGCAAGTTGAAGTACCTAAGTTGGAATAGACACACATCATCATGGGCAATCTTTGGAGAACACCCCTCTGTTCCATGCGAACTCTATGCCTCGTGTGGCCCATTCAGTTATTGCGACTTCACTCAGATTACCCCAGCTTGCCAATGCCTTGATGGATTTGAGCCTGACGACGGTGTTAATTTTTTCTCTAAAGGATGTTACAGACAGGAAGCGCTCAAATGCGGCAAGCAAAGTCATTTCGCTCCCTTATCTGGGATGAAGGTTCCCGATAACTTCTTGCACATAAGGAACAGAAGCTTAGATGAATGTGCAGCTGAGTGTCGTCGCAACTGCTCGTGCACGGCTTATGCTTACAGCAACTTGAGTAGCGCCGGTGCAATGGCTGACCCTTCAAGGTGCTTAGTTTGGTCAGGGGAGCTTATCGATGCTGGGAAATCAACCTCTGGCGAGAATATGTACATCCGCCTGGCCGATTCTCCTG CAGGTAACAAGAAACATAGTACAGAACAGATTCTACTCCCGATTATAACGTTCTTGTTGCTATTGGCATGCATAGCCCTCGTCGGGATCTACAAATACAAAG CAGGCAaatggagaaagaagaaaaaccaGAAGAAACTGATGCTAGGATACTTCAGCACATCCAAAGAACTTGAGGGAAACAGTACAGAATTTCCATCTGTTACCTTTGAAGATATCCTTTCAGCAACAAATTTTTTCGCTGACTCCAACTTGCTAGGGCGGGGAGGCTTTGGCAAAGTGTACAAG GGAACATTTGAAGGTGAAAATGTGGTGGCTGTCAAAAGGCTTAGCCAGAATTCTGGACAAGGTACAGTGGAGTTCAGGAATGAAGTAGTTTTAATTGCCAAACTGCAGCACAAAAACCTAGTCAGACTTCTTGGTTGCTGCATTCATGGGGATGAGAAGTTACTGATCTACGAATACCTACCTAACAAAAGCTTGGATTCATATCTTTTCG ATGGTGCACGAAAATATGAGCTTGATTGGTTGACACGGTTCAAAATAATTAAAGGAATAGCAAGAGGCATTCTTTATCTCCATCAGGATTCAAGATTAACAATAATTCACAGAGATCTCAAAGCAAGCAACATCCTGTTGGACAAAGAAATGACTCCCAAAATTTCAGATTTTGGTATGGCAAGAATATTTGGTGCTAACCAGAACCAAGCAAATACTAACCGGGTCGTTGGGACATA TGGTTATATGTCGCCTGAATATGCGATGCGAGGTGCCTTTTCTGTAAAATCAGACACTTATAGCTTTGGTGTCCTTCTCCTGGAGATCATCAGTGGCTTGAAGATCAGCTCACCTCAGCTCCTAGCCAACTTTTCTAGCCTGATCACCTAT gcgtggagattatgGGAAGATGAAAAGGCAACTGAACTGGTGGACTGTTCAGTTGTTGCAAGCTGCCCACTTCATGAAGTTCTACGGTGCATTCATGTGGGACTCTTGTGTGTTCAAGATCATCCCAATGATAGGCCACTAATGTCATCGGTTATGTATATGATAGAGAATCAAAACGCACTTCTTCCGACTCCAAAACAACCTATATATTTTGCTGAAAGTAACTATGAAGGTGGAGAAGCAAGAGAGATGATGGAGAACTCCATGAATGAAATTAGCATCACAACACTTGAGGGTCGTTAG
- the LOC124669471 gene encoding G-type lectin S-receptor-like serine/threonine-protein kinase B120 isoform X3: MAMRYIPIFILLFLSSSCKSDDQLTHAKPLTHGDTLISNGGGFALGFFSPTSSNTSLYLGIWYHNIPGPITVVWVANRDNPILAPSSPVLAITNSSDLVLSDSQGRTPWAVKKNSTGAGATAVLLDEGNLVLRLPNGKITWQSFDHPTDTILPKMRFLVSYKAKVAMRLVAWKGPDDPSSGDFSCSGDPSSPDLQFVTWNKTEPYCRITVWSGKSVSGGTYLTNTSSVLYQTTVNSGDEFYVTYTISDNSTLMRLMIDYTGKLKYLSWNRHTSSWAIFGEHPSVPCELYASCGPFSYCDFTQITPACQCLDGFEPDDGVNFFSKGCYRQEALKCGKQSHFAPLSGMKVPDNFLHIRNRSLDECAAECRRNCSCTAYAYSNLSSAGAMADPSRCLVWSGELIDAGKSTSGENMYIRLADSPGNKKHSTEQILLPIITFLLLLACIALVGIYKYKAGKWRKKKNQKKLMLGYFSTSKELEGNSTEFPSVTFEDILSATNFFADSNLLGRGGFGKVYKGTFEGENVVAVKRLSQNSGQGTVEFRNEVVLIAKLQHKNLVRLLGCCIHGDEKLLIYEYLPNKSLDSYLFDGARKYELDWLTRFKIIKGIARGILYLHQDSRLTIIHRDLKASNILLDKEMTPKISDFGMARIFGANQNQANTNRVVGTYGYMSPEYAMRGAFSVKSDTYSFGVLLLEIISGLKISSPQLLANFSSLITYAWRLWEDEKATELVDCSVVASCPLHEVLRCIHVGLLCVQDHPNDRPLMSSVMYMIENQNALLPTPKQPIYFAESNYEGGEAREMMENSMNEISITTLEGR, from the exons ATGGCTATGCGCTACATTCCCATCTTCATCCTCCTATTCTTGAGTTCATCCTGCAAATCTGATGACCAGCTCACACACGCAAAGCCACTCACCCACGGCGACACGCTTATCTCCAACGGCGGGGGCTTTGCTCTCGGCTTCTTCTCCCCGACCAGCTCCAACACCAGCCTGTACCTTGGGATATGGTACCACAACATCCCTGGACCAATCACCGTCGTGTGGGTTGCCAaccgagacaacccaatcctcgccCCTTCATCCCCGGTGCTCGCCATCACCAACAGTTCAGACCTGGTGTTGTCAGATTCCCAAGGTCGCACTCCTTGGGCGGTGAAGAAAAACAGCACGGGCGCTGGAGCTACTGCAGTGCTGCTCGACGAGGGGAACTTGGTCCTCCGACTTCCAAATGGTAAGATCACATGGCAGAGTTTTGATCACCCAACCGACACAATACTTCCCAAGATGAGATTTTTGGTGAGCTACAAGGCAAAAGTCGCCATgcggcttgttgcttggaagggcCCAGATGACCCATCTTCTGGGGATTTCTCGTGCAGCGGCGACCCTAGCTCTCCAGACCTTCAGTTCGTCACATGGAACAAGACAGAGCCATATTGCCGCATCACTGTCTGGAGCGGCAAGTCTGTGTCCGGTGGCACATATCTAACCAACACCAGCTCCGTCTTGTACCAAACGACTGTCAACTCTGGAGACGAGTTCTACGTCACCTACACAATCTCTGACAACTCAACGCTCATGCGCTTGATGATTGACTACACTGGCAAGTTGAAGTACCTAAGTTGGAATAGACACACATCATCATGGGCAATCTTTGGAGAACACCCCTCTGTTCCATGCGAACTCTATGCCTCGTGTGGCCCATTCAGTTATTGCGACTTCACTCAGATTACCCCAGCTTGCCAATGCCTTGATGGATTTGAGCCTGACGACGGTGTTAATTTTTTCTCTAAAGGATGTTACAGACAGGAAGCGCTCAAATGCGGCAAGCAAAGTCATTTCGCTCCCTTATCTGGGATGAAGGTTCCCGATAACTTCTTGCACATAAGGAACAGAAGCTTAGATGAATGTGCAGCTGAGTGTCGTCGCAACTGCTCGTGCACGGCTTATGCTTACAGCAACTTGAGTAGCGCCGGTGCAATGGCTGACCCTTCAAGGTGCTTAGTTTGGTCAGGGGAGCTTATCGATGCTGGGAAATCAACCTCTGGCGAGAATATGTACATCCGCCTGGCCGATTCTCCTG GTAACAAGAAACATAGTACAGAACAGATTCTACTCCCGATTATAACGTTCTTGTTGCTATTGGCATGCATAGCCCTCGTCGGGATCTACAAATACAAAG CAGGCAaatggagaaagaagaaaaaccaGAAGAAACTGATGCTAGGATACTTCAGCACATCCAAAGAACTTGAGGGAAACAGTACAGAATTTCCATCTGTTACCTTTGAAGATATCCTTTCAGCAACAAATTTTTTCGCTGACTCCAACTTGCTAGGGCGGGGAGGCTTTGGCAAAGTGTACAAG GGAACATTTGAAGGTGAAAATGTGGTGGCTGTCAAAAGGCTTAGCCAGAATTCTGGACAAGGTACAGTGGAGTTCAGGAATGAAGTAGTTTTAATTGCCAAACTGCAGCACAAAAACCTAGTCAGACTTCTTGGTTGCTGCATTCATGGGGATGAGAAGTTACTGATCTACGAATACCTACCTAACAAAAGCTTGGATTCATATCTTTTCG ATGGTGCACGAAAATATGAGCTTGATTGGTTGACACGGTTCAAAATAATTAAAGGAATAGCAAGAGGCATTCTTTATCTCCATCAGGATTCAAGATTAACAATAATTCACAGAGATCTCAAAGCAAGCAACATCCTGTTGGACAAAGAAATGACTCCCAAAATTTCAGATTTTGGTATGGCAAGAATATTTGGTGCTAACCAGAACCAAGCAAATACTAACCGGGTCGTTGGGACATA TGGTTATATGTCGCCTGAATATGCGATGCGAGGTGCCTTTTCTGTAAAATCAGACACTTATAGCTTTGGTGTCCTTCTCCTGGAGATCATCAGTGGCTTGAAGATCAGCTCACCTCAGCTCCTAGCCAACTTTTCTAGCCTGATCACCTAT gcgtggagattatgGGAAGATGAAAAGGCAACTGAACTGGTGGACTGTTCAGTTGTTGCAAGCTGCCCACTTCATGAAGTTCTACGGTGCATTCATGTGGGACTCTTGTGTGTTCAAGATCATCCCAATGATAGGCCACTAATGTCATCGGTTATGTATATGATAGAGAATCAAAACGCACTTCTTCCGACTCCAAAACAACCTATATATTTTGCTGAAAGTAACTATGAAGGTGGAGAAGCAAGAGAGATGATGGAGAACTCCATGAATGAAATTAGCATCACAACACTTGAGGGTCGTTAG